From the genome of Ovis aries strain OAR_USU_Benz2616 breed Rambouillet chromosome 5, ARS-UI_Ramb_v3.0, whole genome shotgun sequence:
cgaccaatttttgtgaaaaccttatgtACCCTAAGTAtacttgctcaaacccacctccccaaattccttgaaactagtctggaccaGGTGAAAGAGAGATacgatcaaagttaacccatgattcatgtgtcTCAAGACTAGATAAACAGTGGACATTTATCAATAGGATTGTGGTCATATCccgataaacataatggaatttacGACTTTGTTCCGTTACAGAGATAATTggcatattcttttaggcaactgAGAGCCCAAGTACAAatcctgaggctcttttatccAGGGGGTCTGGTTTCCCATTGGTATGCCATCTCTATAGACACTGGGCCCAAAGCTCAGAGTCCATTGGGAGGGTGACCATACATGTAGCCTACTGTTCGCAGCCTGGCCTAAAatggagtccagctctgtctgtttcctccttcaagttgaaaagaccctgatgctgggaaagactgaaggcagaggagaaggggacaacagaggatgagatggctggatggcatcaccaactcgatggacatgagtttgagtgagctccgggagttggtgatggacaagaaggcctggcgtgctgcagtccaaggggtcgcaaagagtcggacatgactgagcgactgaactgaactgatttcctcAGGGGTGCAGCAATGGGATAGTAAAATCTCTAAGTCCTCCCAGGTGAGATCAAAAGATCTCACTAGTCGAGCATActcttttgtcaaatgttttgGATCCTCGGAAAAGCTTCCCAACTTGTCCTCTGCCATACTTAGACCAGACATTGAGAAAAGTATGTAGACTCATTGTTTCTCAATTTCCGCCAGGAACTTCTTTCAGAGGCAAAACTGTAGGGACAGCTGGTTGGTAACTTATATCATTGCCAGGCTAGCTGAGCTAAGGATGGGCCCCCGTGGGTAACTCAGGGTTCCAAGAAGAGGTTTCAGAATATGGGTGGGGCCTCTGTTCTTCCCTAGCTGTGTCTTCCCCTGAGACAGTGGTTCCTCTCTGTAGGTGGGGAGTAGCTCTGGCACTCTCTTGCAGATGATTTAACCTTTGGATGGCTCCATAGGGTAGGTCAGTTAAagtgtcttttgtctccttactAGAATTATCCCTCGGAGCTAGACACATCTTAAATTCCTTTTGGGTCTCATTGTCTAAATACAAGGCCATGAAAATTTgaatatatggaaaaaaattttttttgaacatATGGAAGCTCACTCCATTTAAATTTCCTTCTACAATATAAATCTAACTGCAATGTAGTATAACTCAAGGACCCATTTAATGGCCATTTTGCTTGGCTTCCTAGCTCATACCCTGGCCAAACATGATTACACAGCCTAatgagtttctttgtttttaatctcagtaGCCTGAATCTTTCCCAATCCTGGAAGATAAGACCCAGAGGGTTATTGGTTGGGATAGATGCTGCCTGACCCATTTTCACACCCAAACCAGAGATGATGTCTCTAACTCCCATTCTATCCAAAATTTTACCCTTAAGTCAAAATCCACCACACAGTTTGGTCAAGATTTGCACTTACAATTTCAGATGCTATCCCTTCCAAAGGAGTCTCCCAACCGGTTGTTAGCCCAAAAGTTGTCGCAAAGAAATGGCATGAAGACCTCCCCAGGGGTGTTGATGATGAGCTGGAGGTGCTTTAGCTATAAGTTGGGAATAAAGGGTCAACACTTGTAAGGGTTAGAGGGAGGGGAATAAATGCAATCTGGGGTTAACAGAAGAAACAGAGCAGAAATGAGCAGGAACAaaaaaatataggagaaaaacCTCAGAGAAAACAGTGTGATTCTGTTTTGGACCTGCTGCTGGATATGCATAAGCATACAGGACTGACCTGCCAGTCGCAAATAAGCAGACAACAGCAGAGCGCTTTCCTCAGTATACCTGGCCGGGCTTGGTATCCTGGGACCTCTTTAGGACCAAGACCTGACTCTAAACCTTTTCTTACATTATCACCGTCCTATCTAGAGTGCTAGCTGAAACCGTTAACCACAGATTGGGCcttgaacccatgtgctgggactcagacccagccaaaacccaggtTTGGACTCAAACCCacatggctgggactcaaacccaacATAACCCTGCTTGGGACTTGGACCCACATGGTTGggactcagtcagttcagtcgctcagttgtgtccgactctttgtaaccccagggactgcagcacgccaggcctccctgtccatcaccaactcccggagctcactcaaactcaagtccactgagttggtgatgccatccaaccatttcatcctctgtcgaccccttcttctctgccttcaatgtttcccagcattagagtcttttcaaatgagtcagctcttcgcatcaggtggccaaagtattggagtttcagctttaccatcagtcctaccaatgaacacccaggactgatctcctttacgatggactggttggatctccttgcagtccaagggactctcaagagtcttctccaacaccacagtgcaaaagcattaattcttcagtgctcagctttctttatagtccaactctcacatccatacatgaccactggaaaaccatagccttgactagacggacctttgttgacaaagcaatgtctctgctttttaatatgctgtctaggttggtcataactttctttccaaggagtaaacgtcttttaatttcatggctgcaatcaccatctgcagtgattttggagccccgaaaaataaagtctgacactttttccccatctatgtgccatgaagtgatgggaccagatgccatgatcttcgttttctgaatgttgagctttaagccaactttttcactctcctctttcgctttcatcaagaggttctttagttcttcactttctgccttaagggcggtgtcatcagcatatctgaggttattgatatttctcccagcaatcttgattccagcttgtgcttcttccggcccagagtttctcatgatgtactctgcatagaagttaaataagcagggtgacaatatacagccttgatgtactccttttcctatttagaaccagtctgttgttccatgtgccgttctaactgttgcttcctgacctgcatacagatttctcaagaggcaggtcaggtggtttgatattcccatctctttcagaattttccacagtttattgtgatccacacagtcaaaggctttggcatagtcaataagcagaaatagatgcttttctggaattctcttgcattctccatgatccagcagatgttggcaatttgatctctggttcctctgccttttctaaaaccagcttgaacatctgggagttcacagttcacatatttctgaagcctggtttggagaattttgagcattactttactagcatgtgagatgagtgcaattgtgcggtagtttgagcattctttggcattgcctttctttgggattggaatgaaaactgaccttttccagtcctgtggccactgctgagtattccaaatttgctggcatattgagtgcagcactttcacagcatcatctttcaggatttgaaatagctcaactggaattccatcacctccactagctttgttcctagtgatattttctaaggcccacttgacttcacacttcaggatgtctggctctaggtgagtgatcacaccatcgtgattatcttggctgtgaagatcttttttgtacagttctgcgtattcttgccacctcttcttaatatcttctgcttctgctaggtccataccatttctgtcctttattgagcccatctttgcataaaatgttcccttggtatctctaattttcttgaagagatctctagtctttcccattctgtgttttcctctatttctttgcattgatcgctgaggaaggcttatctcttcttgccattctttggagctctgcactcagatgcttatatctttccttttctcctctgtttttcacttgccttctcttcacagctatttgtaaggcctccccaacagccattttgctttattgcatttttcatttctttttcttggggatggtcttgctccctgtctcctgtacaatgtcacgaacctccatccatagttcatcaggcactctatctatcagatctagacccttaaacctatttctcacttccactgtataatcattagggatttggtttaggtcatacctgaatggtctagtggttttccctactttgttcaatttgagtctgaatttggcaaaaaggaattcatgatctgagccacagtcagctcctggtcttgtttttgttgactgtatagagcttctccatctttggctgcaaagaatctaatcaatctgatttcggtgttgaccttctggtgatgtccatgtgtagagtcttctcttgtgttgttggaagagggtgattgctatgaccagtgcgttctcttggcagaactctattagcctttgccctgcttcattccgtattccaaggccaaatttgcctgttactccaggtgtttcttgacttcctacttttgcattccagtcccctatcatgaaaaggactctttttttggatgttaattctagaaggtcttgtaggtcttcataaaaccatttaacttcagcttcttctgtattagtggttggggcatagacttggataactgtgatattgaatggtttgccttggaaacaaacagagatcattctgtctgcTGAGACTCAAACCCAGTcaaaaccctgcttgggacttgGACCCATGTGACTGGCACTTAAACacagccaaaacccacagtacctggtttcagaacctaatgaagctcaggttcttaatatctcatcacagaaagaattcagtgagagacaaagggaTTTTAAGAAGTGGATTTAATCGTATGCAGAAAGAAGCACACTCCAGAGAGTGGGCTGTTGCAAAGGGTGAGGGCAGCCCCGAAATTTGGTGTGTTTGGTTTTTgcaggctgggtaatttcatatgctaatcaGTGGGAgtattattccaactatttttgggagttcagttcagttcagtcgcttggtcgtgtccgactctgcgacctcatggactgaagcacgccaggcttccctgtccatcaccaactcccagagctcactcaaactcatgtccattgagttggtgatgccacccaaccatcttattctgttttcctcttctcctctgccctcaatctttcccagcttcagggtctttcccaatgacagttctttgcatcaggtggccaaagtattggagtttcagcttcagcatcagtccttccaaagaatattcaggactgatttcctttgcctCATTTTAATTCTCCTCAAAGTTCTTACCACTTCTGGTAAGTTCCTGTTTCATTGTTCAGAGGTTTGTTTTCTCATTATAAAGTGGGTCAGTGCCCATTGACCTTTCCCAGGGGGCCGGAGGAGGAGTACAGGGCAAGGTGCTCAGGATACAGTCTGACAGGAGGGGAAcctcctgggtggtccagtggttatgaacctgcctgccagtgcagtggacatgggtttgatccctggtccaggaagatctcacatgccgtggagcaactgagcctgtgtgcgccaactactgagcatgcacgccGTCACTACCGAGCCCTTGCAGGGCAACGACTGAAGCCCGAGCGCCTAAAGCCTGGGCTCCACAatgaagaggagcccctgctcgccaccactagagaaagctcttgtgcagtaacaaagacccagtgcagccaaaaataaatgaaattggaaaaaaaaaaaagagacacaagGAAGGAACAGAGGAAGGGGACAGGACTGTAGTCCCAGTGGGAGGAGGTGAACCCAGTGAAGAGAGGGAGGGTGGGTGGTGGAATTCCCAAGGAGCCTGGGTGGGTCCAGTGTCCCATGCAGCCAGGAGCAGTCTCTCCATTGTGTCTCTTTCCCGAGCCTGCCACTAAACTGGCAGTGAGAATCAGGCTGGGGAGGTAATATTGTTAGGGGAAAGCGCACTGACTGAAGCAGCCCACCCtagccaggcaccatagtaaccatttgcgtgagttattttatgacaggaggtcctggtaaggaatgcagaactaataagccaccaccaaccagaagaatttgGAAAAGGTCATAAGAAGACATCAcgtgtccaaccacctcccagaatcctcgcTGGCATCCaccttggctgagcaatgcgtgcaccaccaggaaggactctgagtcagaatgactggtcAAAGACAGCCTCAACTCATGGGGAACTAACCCCCTCACCATCAGActtgagactgtgagccacgcggCACAGCAGTTCCCCAGcattcccttaccctgctgctctccacccgggtgccctttcccaataaagtcttttgctttatcagcacgtgtgtctcctcagacagttCATTTCCAAATGTTAGACAAGAGCgcactctcaggccctggaaggcgtccctcttcctgcaacaatatGAGCTGAAGCCAATAGGGAGCCATGGAGGGTGTGTGAGCAGGTGGGGGGATGATGTGAGATCTACCTGATGGAAGCTCTATagcttcttctttatccatgcccTATTTTTACTGTGTATATTTGCTTCTGGAaataagattttaagcatgaatGTCGACTGATCTGATTTAAAACTTGTAAAtcactgtggaaaaaaaaaagacctcaaatTCTTCTGCAAAACATTTTATTCCCTGAGGATCTGCTCTCTGTAGTGAGACCCCACCCCCCTTGCCACCGTCCCAATCCCTGCGAAGCCCATTTCAGACACCTGTTTGAGGGTAGCAGGGCGTGGGGGGAGGTCACCAGTTCACTTGGATCTCCCCAATGGGAGAGACACACCGGGGTGAGGGCCAGTCTGAGAACTTAGGCACCCAAAATACCTGAATATCCCCCTTCTCTGGGCACAAAAGAGTGTGTATGCAGGACCTGGACCCAGTGAGAACGCCTCTGGCCCCATTATTCTTCCCTGAAATCTTGGGGAGCACAGATGTGGGTGCTGGGCCCTGCCAGGGACACCAGAAACTCTGAGCTCCCATAGCCTGAGACAGATAGCCGCCTCCCTCCTCTGCTCAGTGTTCCCACCTTTAGAGCGATTGACGccaggagcagggaggaggcagtCACACACATTCACAGCGTTTCTGGCCCCTCCCACCATCTGAGGGGTCCAAGATCTGAGAGGGATGGAGAACGGTAACCCTCTCTCCCCAGCTGAAAAATCCTTCTCCCTTCAGCTATGTGTGGACCCAGAAGTTCTCAGTTGGCCTTGAACCATGGCCAGAACTCACCTACCACAGCAGGCTCATGACCGAGAAGCGGCTGGCCACTGCTTAGGGTTCAGCCCATGATGAAAGTCAGGGCTAGGAGGCGGGACACTGAAAACGAATGGGTGTAGCAGCGGTAGCTGGGACCTGAGCAGAAGTGCTTCTGCCCTTAGCAGCCATGGAGAGAGACGGTCCCTACAGCTGAGAATCTAGGGAGGAAGATGGAACGTGGTCTAGGCGGTACCAGGCAGGTTTTGAAGGATGTGTAGGAGTTCACTGGGCAGATGATTCACTCATCAAGCCCTCCCTGGTACCCTCCTAGCTCTGCCTACTTAGGAGGACAAAGGTCTCAGCTTCCTGGATGGAAGCTGCTgccttttccatagggatggagATAGTAGCCTCAAGGCTAGGGGCATTGACACCGCCTCAGTAGACCTGACTCTGCCTGCCACAGGTGAGGTTGGGCTGGTTCAGTGCATCCCACATGAGCAGCATCTCATAGGGCAAGAAGCGATGCACCAGCAGCAGCTCTCGGTAGAAGCAGGGGTCAAAGGAGGACAGGCGGCTGGAAGGGGACTGAACGCCAGCCGTGCGGATACCACTGTGTGAGGCGGGCTCCAGGCCCTCCTGCTTCAGGCACATGCCCAGGAAGACATCATCGATGGGGAAGAGGTCCAGGGCGTGGGAGGCGTGGCGCAGGGCGGCGGCCGTGAATCGGGACAGTAGGAAGCCACCGCCTCCGCAGTAGGGCGGGTAGTGTTCCTCCTCCATGACCACCTTCGGCACGTAGTACTTGCTCCACGGAATCCGGATGGGGCCCACATTGTGGATCAGGTGGCCCACAAAGAGGTGCTGGTCAGGGTTGTGGCTCTGCAGGTAGGCGACCATGTTGTCTGTGTGGGCGAAGACGTCATCATCCCCGTTGAGCAAAAAGCTGGCATTGGTGCACCGCGTCTTCTGCCACTGTAGGAAGAGCACCTGCAAGGGCGGGCCGGTGGGTAGACAGGGCATGCAGGCTTGATGCCTGGGCCATCGGCTTTGGGTCCCTATTGGCCACCCCAGTAACCCCCAGTCAGGCTAACCTGGGTTCAGTAATTCACTCTGTGGGGTGATCTTTGCAACCAAGAGCCCCTCTCGCTGCCTCAGTTTCCAACTTCCCAGACAGGACTTGTCATAGGACCTACCTCCTGGAGTGCTGGGGATCTTCAGGGACGATGCTCTGTAATGTACAAGAAGTGCTTGAAAATCGTCTCATTTATGCTTATTGCTATTCTTTCTGACTCTGCCTTGCCAAGCACTGCCATCACAGAATTACTCGTATGATTCTTATATAACATCTACTTCCCCTaccatggctcagacggtaaagaatctgcctgcaatgcagaagaccctaggttcaatccctgggtctggaagatcccctggagaagttaaTGACTACCTACCTCAGTAaccttgcatggagaattccatggacagaggagcctggcaggcttcagtccatggagttgcaaagagtcagacatgaccgaataACTAACACTTCAGTACTTCCCCCACCAGGCTCTGGACTCCCCCTGGGTGGGAGCAGTGTCTCTCCTATATGCCATCAGCACCCAGGATGGGGTCAACACTTCGTAGACACCGGATTCATGTTTGTCAAGTTGCTGCTCATCACAGGCTTTTATGTTTTGCATTAAGAATGTGGCATATTAAGAAGTTCCGGGTCCTCTGCCCACCTTGGCTTTAGTTATCTTCATAACAACTATTGCTACATGCCAGTGCTTGCTCAGTGTCTGCCCTACCTTGAATTCTTAACACAATTTTAGGAAGCAGGTGTGGTCTTCaaccccatttacagatgagaaaatagaggctCTCCCGAGAAAGTGCCTTGAGTAAGGTCACACAACAGAGATGGTCTATTGTTCAAGGTCTTGAACCCAGGCCTTTCTGTGCTTACTATGAGCAGGGGGCCCCTTTCAACTTGGTTCTCTACTCAGCTTgctccacccctcccacccctcaagCTGGTTGGGTCCCTGGAGCCTTCAATTCCTCCTCGGAGCATGGGCAAGATAGCCTCTACTTCTCACCGTTTCTCTTCATCAGAAAGGTTTTTGCTGAGTATCTACTGCACAGACCTAAGCCTCAGAGGGAGACAGACctgaacaaagaaataaaacgtGCTCTGTCCAGTGTTTCCCAccatgcgaagtcacttcagtcgtgtccaactctttgtgaccccatggactacagcccaccaggctccttagtccatgggatttctctggcaagaatactggagtgggttgccatgccctcctccaagggatcttcctgacccagggatcgaagccaggtctcttacatttcctgcattggcaggcgagttctttaccactagctccatctGGGAAACCCTGCCTGTCACTGGCCCAGgtactttataaatataatatcatctcagggacttccctggcagtccagtggttaagactctgaggggcacaggtttgatcccagatggaggaaattaagatcctgcatgctgtaccACTGAATATAAATAAAACCTCATATAATCTTCACTGTAGCCCTCAGAGGTGAATGAGTTCAATGAATATCCCATTTCcttgatgaagaaactgaggcagagagaaatgAATGATCATTAGGGCAAATAGCAAATAAGACGTTTGAACCCAGGTCATCAAGGCTTGGAGAGGCAGGCTTGCAAGCTCACACCACCCTGTCCTTTCTCCCTGCCTTTCCTGGATGAAGAAGACTTCAGATCACTATGAGGACAGTagcgggggtggggtgagggggcttCTGGTCTCCAGGACCCCTAAGAGGAGATGGTAGCAACTTTGGGCAGGAAGGACGGTGGCTCCAAGCAGGTGGCAccccgcccaccccccaccccgcgccgccccttcccccgccccacccccaggcaaCCTGCTTGAGGGTGAGGTTGAAGAATGTGTCGTAGAAATCCCACTGCAGGATGTCCCCGTGCGTCTGCGCCTCCATGGCCAACAGCCGGTTGACCTTGCGTGCCTCCAGCGGTTTGGAGTCGGTGCCCACCAGGAAGAGGCGGCGCAGCTGGACGCCGAGAATCTGGCGCTCACGACCCCACGTGCGCCGCACCAGCTCCCGGCGCTCGTAATTGCTGGGCGAGGACTTGATCACCAACAGCAGGAAGACAGGGTCCGCACACTTGTCGGGCGGCACTTCCTGGAGCAACGCGAAGTCGCGGCAGTGTTTGTACAGCAGGAAGTCGCGGATGTGCCGCGGCTGCCCTGCGAAGTCAGGCAGGGTCGTCATGGAGGTGTTGGGCCGGCAAGGGGCCGGCGGGGGGCGGAAGTGCGGTGAGGGCCAGTCCGGAGCCTTGGGGGCGCGCGGCTGCTCCTTcaggtgggggcaggtgggcGGTGACCGGTGCAGACTTAAGAGGAGGAGGGTGAAGGTGGCTAGAAGCAGAGCCAGGCCCGCCTCTTTCCGCAGGGGATGGGAGCACCTCATTGTGGTCCACCGGAGTTCCGGAGTGGCCGGAGGAGGCCCCTGGGCAGCCCCTGCTGACAGTAACACTCGCTGAAGGTGCCAGATGGGCCAAGCGCTTTCCCCGCCCTGCCTGTGGACCCCAGCGCCTGGTTGCAGCGTTACAGTTGCTCACGTCCCTAAAATGCTGAAACCTACCCCCAGAGAttcccctgtccccaccccttCCAGTACCTCATTTGGCTCTGACTCTTGCCCAGGGCCTACTGGGGATCAATATTTACAGAGAAAACAGGCATGGAGATGCCAAGGGGAGCCTCCCAGATTCAGTGTGCCCAGAATCCTCGACATCCAACCTGGACCTCTTTATGTTCCAGCCTCAGAGATGGCTCAGGAGCCTcccagagaaagagacagagaactcCCCTTTTAGTAGTTGAGAGCTGCTGGGATCCTTCCTGCTTCCCTTTTCACTTGCCCCTCCAGGAAGCTCTGAGCTTCTGATATAACTATCACTCACTCTACATTTTGGTGGCAGGGcactgtatgtgggatcttagttcccccaccaggggttgaacctgcgccCCACtgtggtggaagcacagagtcttagctcctggcccaccagggaagtcccatgactaTTTTTAATGGTCCTGTGAGCTGAGCATGGCCTTTCTTGATGGCGCAGTTGATAAGGAatctcctgcaaagcaggaaacccaggttcgatccctgggtcagggagatctcctggagaacggaatggcaatccactccagcattcttgcctggagaatctcatgatcagcggagcctggtgggctgcagttcatggggtcacaaagagttagacacgactgagggacaaaCACACACTGAGCTGAACATGGGCCCTGGCTCTTCACAGACTGCTCAAGCTCAGCATGTCTCAAACAATGCTCTCTGCTTTGGCAAACTCCTGTTTCTGCTCTAAAGCCCATCTCAAATGATCCATTCTCCAGGAAGCCCCCTTTGACCCCTCAGGAAGAGTCCTGGTTCCCTATTCACCACCTCTAGTCCCATGGCACTCTCTGGCTCGGTCATGGTCCCATGAGGATGTCTGTATCCGACTTTGATTTCTTAAGGCTGAGGGCTTCTTGAGGGTCCTGGCATTGCCCAGCATGAGGCAGATGCACAGGGGAAGCAAGGAGTGTCTGAATGAATAATTTATGAATAAAAGTTCACTTAGTTTCTCTCTGGCAAAACCCCTCCTCCTAGAGGATTTCCTTTCCCATATCTATGCAGAGCCCTTGGTTTCCTGTTCAgatccttttcccaggcttccctggactCCCTTGGTGTCCTTTTGTCTGAAAAGGTGGTATCTGTGCTGTGTCCCAGCCCTCAACGTGAAGATGAACAGCATGAAAATGCTAAATTAGACCCAAGGCAGGACCTACCGATCCATTAAACGCTTCCTGGCTTATCTCAGAAAGGTGCCCCCTGGAGCCACATTCCTGGGTTTCAACCCCAATTCCATCACTCCCTGGCTGCGTGCCCTTCATACCTAGGGCCTTAGTATCCTCAGCGATAAAGGGGACATGTCAGCAACCCCC
Proteins encoded in this window:
- the B3GNT3 gene encoding N-acetyllactosaminide beta-1,3-N-acetylglucosaminyltransferase 3; this encodes MRCSHPLRKEAGLALLLATFTLLLLSLHRSPPTCPHLKEQPRAPKAPDWPSPHFRPPPAPCRPNTSMTTLPDFAGQPRHIRDFLLYKHCRDFALLQEVPPDKCADPVFLLLVIKSSPSNYERRELVRRTWGRERQILGVQLRRLFLVGTDSKPLEARKVNRLLAMEAQTHGDILQWDFYDTFFNLTLKQVLFLQWQKTRCTNASFLLNGDDDVFAHTDNMVAYLQSHNPDQHLFVGHLIHNVGPIRIPWSKYYVPKVVMEEEHYPPYCGGGGFLLSRFTAAALRHASHALDLFPIDDVFLGMCLKQEGLEPASHSGIRTAGVQSPSSRLSSFDPCFYRELLLVHRFLPYEMLLMWDALNQPNLTCGRQSQVY